The sequence CACGTAAATTTCCATGGCTGTAAATTCCGGATTGTGCGTGCGGTCCATTCCTTCGTTACGGAAGTCTTTGGCGAACTCGTAAACACCTTCAAAACCACCTACAATCAGGCGTTTCAGGTAAAGTTCGTTTGCAATACGAAGATACAATGGAATATTTAGTGAATTGTGATGCGTGATAAACGGACGTGCAGCAGCACCTCCGGGAATTGACTGCAGAATCGGCGTTTCCACTTCCAGGTAACCATGCTCGTTGAACATTTGACGCATGGTGTTGATGATTTTCGTGCGCTTCACGAAGACGTCTCTAACCTGCGGGTTAACAACCAAGTCGACATAACGTTGGCGATAGCGTTGTTCCGGATCAGTGAACGCATCATAAATAACGCCGTCTTTCTCTTTTACGATTGGCAGCGGACGCAAACACTTGCTCAACATGAACAACTCCTTCACGTGAACTGATTTTTCGCCAACCTGCGTTGTGAAAGCAAAACCTTTCACACCAATGAAATCGCCAATGTCCATCAACTTCTTGAAGACATCGTTGTACAGGGTCTTATCCTCCCCCTCACAAATTTCGTCGCGATTAATATACAACTGAATCCGACCTGAATCATCCTGTAATTCAGCGAATGAAGCTTTTCCCATAATCCGGCGGCTCATAATGCGACCGGCCAACACCACTTCCTGGAAGTTGTTCTTTTCAGGATCATAGCCAGCCTTTATTTCAGCTGTTTTAGCATTTACCGGGAACTCCTCGGCCGGATATGGCTCGATTCCCAACTCTCTTAACTTTGCTAAAGAATTTCTCCTGATTACTTCCTGTTCGCTAAGCTCTGCTGTACTCATTGGTAATGATCAATTATTATTCTGCTTGTAAAAAAATTTGTGCAAAGATAAGATAAGAATTAAAAAAACCCTACTCTGCACTGTTATCAAACTAAAACGAACAAAATCAGCTGTTTGTATTTTTACGCTCAATGTTAATAATTTTATGTCGAAGCTAAAGATTTGAGCGGATGAAATTTAGGTAAAATTTAATTTCAGAAATCTTCAAACATGCCTGTCCGTGTATTAAAATAAGGTTTCCAGATCAGCTTGCATTTTTTATCTTTGAGCTTTTAATCAAAGCATCTCCAAGGCAACACCGCAATATCAATGGATAAAATCTGGAAAGTAAAAGAACAAGGCGACATAAATGTAATCAAGCATTTATCTGCTGCCCTGAACGTCAACATGGTTATAGCCAACCTGTTGTCACAAAGGGGGATTACATCATTCAATGAAGCCAAGTCTTTTTTCCGCCCCAAATTGTCCGATTTACACAACCCTTTTTTGATGAAGGATATGGACAAGGCTGTTGCCCGCCTTGAACAAGCCATCAACAACCAGGAAAAAGTATTGATTTACGGTGATTATGATGTTGACGGAACAACCTCAGTTGCTTTGATGTACCAGTTCTTGCGGACCCGCATCAAAGATCTCGACTTCTACATCCCGGATCGCTATTCGGAAGGCTACGGTATTTCGCCGCGAAGCATCGAATTCGCGTCGAATGAAAAATTCACACTGGTCATTGTTTTGGACTGCGGAATCAAGGCGATTGAAAAAATCAAGCAGGCAAAGGATCTTGGAATCGATTTCATCATTTGTGATCACCACAATCCCGATGATCAAATTCCGGATGCAGTGGCGGTACTTGATGCGAAACGTCCCGGTTGTGAATACCCTTACAAAGAGCTTTCAGGTTGCGGCGTGGGGTTCAAATTGCTGCAGGCGTACACACAAAAGAACGATATCCCGGTAGTCGAACTTTACGATCTGCTGGATTTGGTTGTCGTGAGTATCGCTTCCGACATTGTTCCGGTAACCGGCGAAAACCGGGTTTTGGCTTATTACGGGTTGAAAAAATTGAACAGCAACCCAAGTCTCGGATTGAAAACGATCATTCAGATTTCGAACCTTGTTGGACAGCAGATTACAATCAGCGATATTGTTTTCAAAATCGGGCCTCGCCTCAACGCATCTGGCAGAATTGAGCACGGTAAAAAGTCTGTGGAAATTCTGGTTATGAACGACGAAGATCAGTCGTTTGCCCTTGGAGAAGAAATTAACTCGTACAACGAAATTCGGAAAACTCTCGACCGCGACATTACCCAGGAAGCCCTGGACATGATCGCACACGATCCCGTTCACGACGAGCGTTTTT is a genomic window of Mangrovibacterium diazotrophicum containing:
- the recJ gene encoding single-stranded-DNA-specific exonuclease RecJ, which translates into the protein MDKIWKVKEQGDINVIKHLSAALNVNMVIANLLSQRGITSFNEAKSFFRPKLSDLHNPFLMKDMDKAVARLEQAINNQEKVLIYGDYDVDGTTSVALMYQFLRTRIKDLDFYIPDRYSEGYGISPRSIEFASNEKFTLVIVLDCGIKAIEKIKQAKDLGIDFIICDHHNPDDQIPDAVAVLDAKRPGCEYPYKELSGCGVGFKLLQAYTQKNDIPVVELYDLLDLVVVSIASDIVPVTGENRVLAYYGLKKLNSNPSLGLKTIIQISNLVGQQITISDIVFKIGPRLNASGRIEHGKKSVEILVMNDEDQSFALGEEINSYNEIRKTLDRDITQEALDMIAHDPVHDERFSTVLYNRDWHKGVVGIVASRLTEHYYRPTIILTESNGLATGSARSVRDFDLYEAIGQCSDLLESYGGHMYAAGLTMKIDNIPAFSRRFEEIVKNSITDSQKTEILEADTKLQLSDITPKFYRILKQFEPFGPHNMTPLFLTENVLDSGTSRCVGRNQEHLKLDLVEPTGNSSVFSAIAFNQASHYEAISQGLPFDILYTISENEFRGKTNLQLYIRDIAAKIY